The following proteins are encoded in a genomic region of Tachysurus fulvidraco isolate hzauxx_2018 chromosome 22, HZAU_PFXX_2.0, whole genome shotgun sequence:
- the LOC113636899 gene encoding ubiquitin-conjugating enzyme E2 W-like isoform X5, with product MAGMQVLRDLEAFTDDTELVASVRGRRLQNEWLALQNDPPPGMTLKERRDQNTTTEWVIELKGPPRTWLEGQKFQLLFTFGSRYPYEPPQVMFTGENILSSSLVYNNGHIRLSSLTEHWTPGLTVRSWCYCIIGILYTGNLKKRKWWCWW from the exons ATGGCAGGTATGCAG GTGTTGAGAGACTTGGAGGCCTTCACAGATGACACCGAGCTGGTGGCTAGTGTGAGAGGG AGACGGTTGCAGAATGAATGGTTGGCTTTGCAGAATGATCCACCTCCTGGAATGACtctaaaagaaagaagagatcAGAATACAACCACAGA GTGGGTTATAGAACTGAAAGGCCCTCCTCGAACCTGGTTAGAGGGCCAGAAGTTCCAGCTTCTCTTTACATTTGGCAGCCGATACCCGTATGAACCTCCTCAG GTCATGTTTACCGGTGAGAACATTCTGTCCAGTTCGTTGGTCTACAACAACGGACACATCCGTCTGTCCAGTTTAACAGAGCACTGGACTCCAGGTCTGACTGTCCGGTCCTGGTGTTATTGCATTATCGGCATACTATACACCGGGAACCTGAAG AAGAGaaagtggtggtgttggtggtag